In one Haloplanus salinus genomic region, the following are encoded:
- a CDS encoding phosphoribosylaminoimidazolesuccinocarboxamide synthase, whose protein sequence is MTSVKEFRVEREPTATATGTGRFAFTDDYSVFDWGPMPDTIPGKGRSLCTMGAFNFDRLEREGVPTHYRGVGPDAVPLDEVREAPRELAIDLVQVPDLPYEDGDDYNYDAYHGAAGSNYLIPLEIVFRNTVPVGSSLRSRGEPRDYGLDRDSWPDDAVDLPEPVVEFSTKYEEQDRYLDRSEADRIAGAADLDELADVAREVNRVVTERAAETGFVHEDGKIECCYVDGEVRVADVVGTFDENRFAYEGQEVSKEVVRQFYKRAHPEWVAAVSEAKAEADRRGVADWRPLCTVEPNPLPGDVTDAVADMYAAGANAYTGAAWFDAPSIDEAVGAVRGL, encoded by the coding sequence ATGACCAGCGTCAAAGAGTTCCGCGTCGAGCGCGAACCCACGGCGACGGCGACCGGAACGGGGCGCTTCGCCTTCACCGACGACTACTCGGTCTTCGACTGGGGGCCGATGCCCGATACGATTCCGGGGAAGGGTCGGAGCCTCTGTACGATGGGCGCGTTCAACTTCGACCGCCTCGAACGCGAGGGCGTGCCGACCCACTACCGCGGCGTCGGTCCGGACGCCGTCCCCCTCGACGAGGTTCGCGAGGCGCCGCGCGAACTCGCCATCGACCTCGTGCAGGTGCCGGACCTGCCCTACGAGGACGGGGACGACTACAACTACGACGCCTACCACGGCGCGGCGGGGTCGAACTACCTGATCCCGCTCGAAATCGTCTTCCGGAACACGGTACCGGTAGGGTCGAGTCTCCGGTCGCGGGGCGAGCCGCGCGACTACGGCCTCGACCGCGATTCGTGGCCGGACGATGCGGTCGACCTGCCGGAACCGGTCGTCGAGTTCTCGACGAAGTACGAGGAACAGGATCGCTATCTGGACCGGAGCGAGGCCGACCGCATCGCCGGCGCCGCCGACCTCGACGAACTCGCGGACGTGGCCCGCGAGGTGAACCGCGTCGTCACTGAACGCGCGGCGGAGACCGGCTTCGTCCACGAGGACGGCAAGATCGAGTGTTGCTACGTCGACGGCGAGGTGCGCGTGGCGGACGTGGTGGGGACGTTCGACGAGAATCGCTTCGCCTACGAGGGCCAAGAGGTGTCCAAGGAGGTGGTGCGCCAGTTCTACAAGCGCGCCCACCCCGAGTGGGTCGCGGCGGTGAGCGAGGCGAAAGCCGAAGCCGACCGCCGGGGCGTGGCCGACTGGCGGCCGCTCTGTACCGTCGAGCCGAACCCGCTGCCCGGAGACGTGACCGACGCCGTCGCCGACATGTACGCCGCGGGGGCGAACGCCTACACGGGCGCGGCGTGGTTCGACGCGCCGTCCATCGACGAGGCCGTGGGCGCGGTGCGGGGGCTCTGA
- the prf1 gene encoding peptide chain release factor aRF-1: protein MSTDTQDADDDRRKYEFRKVIEDLKEYEGSGTQLVTIYIPPDKQVSDVVAHVTQEHSEASNIKSKQTRTNVQDALTSIKDRLRYYDTYPPENGIVIFSGAVDAGGGQTDMVTKVLESPPDPIQSFRYHCDSDFLTEPLEEMLSDKGLFGLVVLDRREANVGWLKGKRVDPVKSASSLVPGKQRKGGQSAQRFARLRLEAIDNFYQEVAEMANDLFVPERHDLDGVLVGGPSPTKDEFLDGDYLHHELQDKVVGKFDVSYTDESGLYDLVDAAQDVLADQEIMKDKVQMEEFFENLHGGDLATYGFEQTRRNLVMGSVDRLLISEDLRKDVVVYDCDGGEEFEVVDRRHATPDHRCEDGSEAEVTEREDVIEHLMTIAEQRGTETKFISTDFEKGEQLYDAFGGVAGILRYSTGI, encoded by the coding sequence ATGAGTACCGACACGCAGGACGCCGACGACGACCGTCGGAAATACGAGTTCCGGAAGGTCATCGAGGACCTGAAGGAGTACGAGGGCTCCGGCACCCAACTCGTCACTATCTACATCCCGCCGGACAAGCAGGTTTCGGACGTCGTCGCTCACGTCACGCAGGAACACTCCGAGGCGAGCAACATCAAATCCAAGCAGACCCGGACGAACGTCCAGGACGCGCTGACGAGCATCAAGGACCGCCTCCGCTACTACGACACCTACCCTCCGGAGAACGGAATCGTCATCTTCAGCGGCGCCGTCGACGCCGGCGGCGGCCAGACCGACATGGTGACCAAGGTACTCGAGAGCCCGCCCGACCCCATCCAGTCCTTTCGCTACCACTGCGACTCCGACTTCCTGACCGAGCCGCTGGAGGAGATGCTGTCGGACAAGGGGCTGTTCGGCCTGGTCGTCCTCGACCGACGCGAGGCCAACGTCGGCTGGCTGAAAGGCAAGCGCGTCGACCCCGTCAAATCCGCCTCGTCGCTCGTCCCCGGCAAGCAGCGGAAAGGTGGCCAGTCCGCCCAGCGGTTCGCCCGCCTGCGCCTGGAGGCCATCGACAACTTCTACCAGGAAGTGGCGGAGATGGCTAACGATCTGTTCGTCCCCGAGCGCCACGACCTAGACGGCGTCCTCGTCGGCGGCCCCTCGCCCACGAAAGACGAGTTCCTCGACGGCGACTACCTCCACCACGAACTCCAAGACAAGGTGGTCGGCAAGTTCGACGTCTCCTACACCGACGAGTCCGGGCTCTACGACCTGGTCGACGCCGCACAGGACGTGCTCGCCGACCAGGAGATCATGAAGGACAAGGTGCAGATGGAGGAGTTCTTCGAGAACCTCCACGGCGGCGACCTCGCCACCTACGGCTTCGAGCAGACCCGTCGGAACCTCGTCATGGGTTCCGTCGACCGGCTGCTCATCAGCGAGGACCTCCGCAAGGACGTGGTCGTCTACGACTGCGACGGGGGCGAGGAGTTCGAGGTCGTCGACCGCCGCCACGCCACGCCCGATCACCGGTGTGAGGACGGGAGCGAGGCCGAGGTGACGGAGCGCGAGGACGTGATCGAACACCTCATGACCATCGCGGAGCAACGCGGCACCGAGACGAAGTTCATCAGCACCGACTTCGAGAAAGGCGAACAGCTCTACGACGCCTTCGGCGGCGTCGCGGGTATCCTGCGGTACTCGACCGGCATCTAA
- a CDS encoding DUF4112 domain-containing protein, translating into MTDADTGPGPVVVDADAATPVDLQRLRDLSHLLDDSIRVPGTDYRIGIEPLIGLLPVVGDAVGVAISAYVLAVAARSGVPRATVARVAFVLWLDAVVGSVPLVGDLFDAYWKANLRATHLLEARLADPPSVAADRRYLRRLAVVAVALTLAVVAVLVALAWWLVTALG; encoded by the coding sequence GTGACCGATGCCGACACCGGGCCGGGTCCCGTCGTCGTCGACGCCGACGCGGCGACTCCCGTCGACCTCCAGCGGCTCCGCGACCTGAGCCACTTGCTCGACGACTCGATCCGGGTTCCGGGCACCGACTACCGCATCGGGATCGAGCCCCTGATCGGGCTCCTGCCCGTCGTCGGCGACGCCGTCGGCGTGGCCATCTCCGCGTACGTCCTCGCCGTCGCCGCCCGGTCGGGCGTGCCGCGAGCGACGGTGGCCAGGGTCGCGTTCGTCCTCTGGCTCGACGCCGTCGTAGGGTCCGTCCCCCTCGTCGGTGACCTCTTCGACGCCTACTGGAAGGCTAACCTCCGGGCGACCCACCTCCTGGAGGCGCGTCTCGCCGACCCCCCGAGCGTCGCCGCCGACCGCCGGTATCTACGCCGGCTGGCCGTCGTCGCCGTCGCTCTCACGCTCGCCGTCGTCGCCGTACTCGTCGCCCTCGCGTGGTGGCTCGTGACCGCGCTGGGATAG
- the purS gene encoding phosphoribosylformylglycinamidine synthase subunit PurS produces the protein MTAYTATVTVRLKRGVLDPEAETTQRALERLGFELDDLRSADRFEIDLDAASAEAAAERADEMAERLLANPTVHDYEVEVADR, from the coding sequence ATGACGGCTTACACCGCGACGGTCACGGTGCGACTCAAGCGGGGCGTCCTCGATCCGGAGGCCGAGACGACCCAGCGCGCGCTCGAACGACTCGGCTTCGAACTCGACGACCTTCGGTCGGCCGATCGGTTCGAAATCGACCTCGACGCGGCGTCGGCGGAGGCGGCCGCCGAACGCGCCGACGAGATGGCCGAGCGACTGCTCGCGAACCCGACCGTCCACGACTACGAGGTCGAGGTCGCGGACCGATGA
- a CDS encoding tRNA pseudouridine(54/55) synthase Pus10, whose translation MSLLDDARRLAATGPVCDACLGRVFADRSFGLTNAERGRSLRVAAALDDDEPFEGVGVADCWVCEGRCGTFDDWAERAAAAVEDVEFETYQVGTRTPPLIEENERLLREEVGADPDAGEPFNMEFNREVGKRVGRLIGADVDFERPDVQFVLDVDADRVETTINSAFVYGRYRKLERDIPQTEWPCRECDGSGRQGSQPCDHCGGSGYLYDRSVEGLIAPLVEDVMDGVDAVFHGAGREDVDARMLGTGRPFVVEVKEPRRRDIDVERLESDVNAFAEGAVEVERLRLATYEMVERVKRLDASKTYRAAVAFDEPVGADALTGASEELGGATVEQYTPQRVDHRRANLTRTREVYAMSADLDDPTHATVEIHGAGGLYVKELVSGDDGRTEPSLAGLLGVDARVTALDVLAVEGEDEPFEDDAYFA comes from the coding sequence ATGAGCCTCCTCGACGACGCGCGGCGTCTCGCCGCGACCGGGCCGGTGTGTGACGCGTGCCTGGGGCGTGTCTTCGCCGACCGGAGCTTCGGGTTGACCAACGCCGAGCGCGGCCGGTCACTTCGCGTCGCCGCCGCGCTCGACGACGACGAGCCCTTCGAGGGCGTCGGCGTCGCGGACTGCTGGGTCTGTGAGGGTCGCTGCGGTACGTTCGACGATTGGGCCGAGCGCGCCGCCGCTGCCGTCGAGGACGTCGAGTTCGAGACGTATCAGGTCGGCACCCGCACGCCCCCCTTGATCGAGGAGAACGAGCGCCTGCTCCGGGAGGAGGTCGGCGCCGACCCGGACGCGGGCGAGCCGTTCAACATGGAGTTCAACCGCGAGGTGGGCAAACGCGTCGGCCGCCTGATCGGGGCCGACGTGGACTTCGAGCGTCCGGACGTGCAGTTCGTCCTCGACGTCGACGCCGATCGAGTGGAGACGACGATCAACTCCGCGTTCGTCTACGGTCGCTACCGCAAGCTGGAGCGGGATATCCCCCAGACGGAGTGGCCGTGTCGCGAGTGCGACGGGAGCGGACGACAGGGGAGTCAGCCCTGCGATCACTGCGGCGGCTCGGGCTACCTCTACGACCGGAGCGTCGAGGGACTGATCGCCCCGCTCGTCGAGGACGTGATGGACGGCGTCGACGCCGTCTTTCACGGCGCCGGCCGCGAGGACGTGGACGCCCGAATGCTCGGCACCGGCCGGCCGTTCGTCGTCGAGGTGAAGGAACCGCGCCGGCGGGATATCGACGTCGAACGCCTCGAATCGGACGTGAACGCCTTCGCCGAGGGCGCCGTCGAGGTGGAGAGGCTCCGGCTGGCGACCTACGAGATGGTCGAACGCGTCAAGCGCCTCGACGCGAGCAAGACCTACCGCGCCGCCGTCGCGTTCGACGAGCCGGTCGGGGCCGACGCGCTCACGGGCGCCTCCGAAGAACTCGGCGGCGCGACGGTCGAGCAGTACACGCCCCAGCGGGTCGACCACCGACGGGCGAACCTGACCCGTACTCGCGAGGTGTACGCGATGTCGGCCGACCTCGACGACCCGACCCACGCGACCGTCGAGATTCACGGCGCCGGCGGCCTCTACGTGAAGGAACTCGTCTCGGGCGACGACGGGCGGACGGAGCCGAGCCTCGCCGGCCTGCTCGGCGTCGACGCCCGTGTCACCGCCCTCGACGTCCTCGCGGTCGAGGGCGAGGACGAACCGTTCGAGGACGACGCCTACTTCGCGTAG
- the purQ gene encoding phosphoribosylformylglycinamidine synthase I: MTVAVIQFGGSNCDRDSVRALSHLDIDAERVWYEDGLPADATGVMLPGGFSYGDYLRAGVMAARTPIVEAVREVAAEGVPVLGVCNGAQIGCEAGLTPGAFTINESARFQCERVHVRVENAETPWTRAYDEGEVLALPIAHGEGRFEASDGTYDRLVEEDRVLLRYCDAQGQVTDAANPNGSRGNVAGVLGDRETVAVMMPHPERATLPDLDGTDGAGLLRGFEAAMAEAEA; the protein is encoded by the coding sequence ATGACGGTCGCGGTGATCCAGTTCGGCGGGAGCAACTGCGACCGCGACTCGGTGCGCGCGCTCTCCCATCTCGACATCGACGCCGAACGCGTCTGGTACGAGGACGGCCTGCCCGCCGACGCCACGGGCGTCATGCTCCCCGGTGGCTTCTCCTACGGCGACTACCTCCGCGCTGGCGTGATGGCCGCGCGCACCCCGATCGTCGAGGCGGTACGTGAGGTCGCCGCCGAGGGCGTGCCCGTCCTCGGCGTCTGCAACGGCGCCCAGATCGGCTGTGAAGCCGGCCTGACCCCCGGCGCGTTCACGATCAACGAGAGCGCGCGCTTCCAGTGTGAGCGCGTCCACGTCCGCGTCGAGAACGCCGAGACGCCGTGGACGCGCGCGTACGACGAGGGTGAGGTGCTCGCCCTCCCCATCGCCCACGGCGAGGGGCGCTTCGAGGCGAGCGACGGGACGTACGACCGCCTCGTCGAGGAGGATCGAGTTCTCCTGCGCTACTGCGACGCGCAGGGGCAGGTGACCGACGCCGCGAACCCCAACGGCTCCCGCGGTAACGTGGCGGGCGTCCTCGGCGACCGGGAGACGGTCGCCGTGATGATGCCTCACCCCGAGCGGGCGACCCTTCCGGATCTCGACGGGACGGACGGCGCCGGCTTGCTCCGCGGGTTCGAGGCGGCGATGGCCGAAGCCGAGGCCTGA
- a CDS encoding DUF6276 family protein, which produces MPIDRHRPFDRTLYCDRTCERGRSLPRMTCPVCGGDHVAFAVPAPLRQHAPESTGHAAICSSCLRVHAAGRGPSTPDFERIHPAFPTGDAGAAVALALGLLDSLALRRDAIDDCCSFAERAGADVLLTLDRLATADGLTPHFDVERRRHQVAEMLR; this is translated from the coding sequence GTGCCGATCGACCGTCACCGTCCGTTCGACCGGACGCTGTACTGCGACCGGACCTGTGAACGGGGTCGGTCGCTACCGCGGATGACGTGCCCCGTCTGTGGCGGCGACCACGTCGCCTTCGCGGTGCCCGCTCCGCTCCGGCAGCACGCCCCCGAGTCGACCGGCCACGCGGCGATCTGTTCGTCCTGTCTCCGGGTACACGCCGCCGGACGCGGGCCGTCAACCCCCGATTTCGAGCGTATTCACCCGGCGTTCCCGACCGGTGACGCGGGCGCGGCCGTGGCGCTCGCGCTCGGTCTCCTCGACTCGCTCGCCCTCCGTCGGGACGCCATCGACGACTGTTGTTCGTTCGCGGAGCGGGCGGGTGCCGACGTGCTGTTGACGCTCGACCGGTTGGCGACTGCGGACGGCCTGACCCCGCACTTCGACGTCGAACGCCGCCGGCACCAGGTGGCCGAGATGCTCCGCTAG
- the ribB gene encoding 3,4-dihydroxy-2-butanone-4-phosphate synthase → MHGESTGTLERAVAAFRGGDPVLVHDADDREGETDLLYPASAVTPAAVARLRNDGGGLIFVALPAAVADRFDLPFLHESVDHPANDYTDLGYDARPSFSLTVNHRDGFTGVTDDDRALTIRRLGEVSDDDAVGVDAFADEFRTPGHVHLLRGASGLLDERRGHTELGLALAREAGVAPAVAGCEMLDDETGGALSTVDAEAYARRHDLPFVEGAALIRALE, encoded by the coding sequence ATGCACGGCGAATCCACGGGGACGCTGGAACGGGCGGTCGCGGCGTTTCGGGGCGGCGACCCGGTGCTCGTCCACGACGCCGACGACCGGGAGGGCGAGACCGACCTCCTCTACCCCGCGAGCGCGGTGACGCCCGCGGCCGTCGCGCGACTCCGCAACGACGGCGGTGGCCTGATCTTCGTCGCGCTGCCCGCCGCCGTCGCCGACCGGTTCGACCTCCCCTTCCTCCACGAGTCGGTCGACCACCCGGCGAACGACTACACCGACCTCGGCTACGACGCCCGTCCGTCGTTCTCGCTGACGGTGAACCACCGCGACGGCTTCACGGGCGTCACGGACGACGACCGGGCACTCACCATCCGCCGGCTGGGCGAGGTGAGCGACGACGACGCCGTAGGCGTCGACGCCTTCGCCGACGAGTTTCGGACGCCGGGCCACGTCCACCTCCTCCGGGGGGCGTCCGGTCTCCTCGACGAGCGCCGCGGCCACACCGAACTCGGCCTGGCGCTCGCCCGCGAGGCCGGCGTCGCCCCCGCCGTCGCCGGCTGCGAGATGCTCGACGACGAGACGGGCGGCGCGCTCTCGACGGTCGACGCCGAGGCGTACGCCCGTCGGCACGACCTGCCGTTCGTCGAGGGGGCGGCGCTGATTCGGGCGCTAGAGTGA
- a CDS encoding nucleotide-binding protein encodes MRVYAVASGKGGVGKTTTVANLGAVLAAGGRGTVVVDADLGMGNLAGALGVAVGTGPTVHDVLAGRATAVEARRDGPVGLGVLPASDDLDDFGAANPSNLTALLDGLDGADVEVALVDTSAGLSHDSVEPLRVADEVLLVSTPDRGALGDTAKTRDVAGRFETPMAGAVVTRVTAETDLDAVADRLGVPIRGSIPDDPAVSTAAEGGEPLVVAAPDAPATDAYRRLAADLLGDESLAPAGDDEAETHTTVEDDERTGFLRWLLR; translated from the coding sequence ATGCGCGTGTACGCGGTCGCCAGCGGCAAGGGCGGCGTCGGCAAGACCACGACGGTGGCGAACCTCGGCGCCGTCCTCGCCGCGGGCGGCCGCGGGACGGTCGTCGTCGACGCCGACCTCGGCATGGGGAACCTCGCGGGCGCCCTCGGGGTCGCCGTCGGTACGGGGCCGACCGTCCACGACGTTCTCGCGGGACGGGCGACGGCCGTCGAGGCGCGCCGCGACGGACCGGTCGGTCTCGGGGTGCTCCCGGCTTCCGACGACCTCGACGACTTCGGGGCGGCCAACCCGTCGAACCTGACGGCGTTGCTCGATGGCCTCGACGGGGCGGACGTCGAAGTAGCCCTCGTCGACACGTCGGCGGGGTTGAGCCACGACAGCGTCGAACCCCTTCGGGTCGCCGACGAGGTGTTACTCGTGTCGACGCCGGACCGTGGCGCGCTCGGCGATACGGCGAAGACCCGGGACGTGGCCGGCCGCTTCGAGACCCCGATGGCGGGGGCAGTGGTGACACGCGTCACGGCGGAGACCGATCTGGATGCGGTCGCCGACCGCCTCGGCGTCCCGATTCGGGGGTCGATCCCGGACGACCCGGCGGTATCGACCGCGGCCGAGGGGGGCGAGCCACTCGTCGTCGCCGCGCCAGACGCCCCGGCGACGGACGCCTACCGACGGCTCGCGGCTGACCTGCTGGGCGACGAGTCGTTGGCGCCGGCGGGCGACGACGAAGCGGAGACGCACACGACCGTCGAGGACGACGAACGGACGGGGTTCCTGCGCTGGCTCCTGCGGTGA
- a CDS encoding glycosyltransferase family 87 protein, with product MSLLRRLRTLRGERPGFVAVACLALAALATYPAVDWYLRALDIAPRFGFWDFGAYAAATDRWAAGGSLYVRNDDGGYHGSYLYPPVALLAFAPLLLTLPFRPAVLLWTAVTVGLMWIALQRLATALGADFHPLERLGALALVVGFHPVLLSAKLGQTAAALGAILTFAASASLRGRDYLSGALTACCGVIKLPYAPAGAHLLGDRRRFAGAVAGGGALLLVSFLAFGVDAHRTFLGVLAWGIGEGTAARSPRIWLPPYYRPFYDVPYSLAIRVAASLTVVGGVLRADGATREVTALGFAAVPLLAPLTYAYYFVAAVPAAVLLVAAELDRPDGRPTLPVVGLLLIQVHSYGLRWAGMTAPEWLPAVLLQPGLYGNLLLVGLAAARVAAAGGSLSPRTVAAAVGRRDD from the coding sequence ATGTCACTCCTCCGTCGTCTCCGCACGCTCCGCGGCGAGCGTCCCGGCTTCGTCGCCGTCGCCTGTCTCGCACTCGCCGCCCTCGCAACGTATCCCGCCGTCGACTGGTATCTCCGCGCGCTCGATATCGCCCCCCGGTTCGGCTTCTGGGACTTCGGCGCCTACGCCGCCGCCACCGATCGCTGGGCGGCCGGCGGGTCCTTGTACGTCCGGAACGACGACGGCGGCTACCACGGCAGCTACCTCTACCCGCCCGTCGCGCTCCTCGCGTTCGCCCCGCTCCTCCTCACGCTTCCCTTCCGGCCCGCCGTCCTCCTGTGGACCGCCGTCACGGTCGGGCTCATGTGGATCGCCCTCCAGCGACTCGCGACCGCCCTCGGTGCCGACTTCCACCCACTCGAACGCCTCGGCGCCCTCGCGCTCGTCGTCGGTTTCCACCCCGTCCTCCTCTCGGCGAAACTCGGACAGACCGCGGCCGCGCTCGGCGCCATCCTGACGTTCGCGGCGTCGGCGTCGCTCCGCGGCCGGGACTATCTGAGCGGCGCGCTCACCGCCTGCTGTGGCGTGATCAAACTTCCCTACGCCCCCGCCGGGGCGCACCTGCTCGGTGATCGGCGGCGCTTCGCCGGCGCCGTCGCCGGCGGCGGCGCACTCCTTCTCGTTTCGTTTCTCGCCTTCGGCGTCGACGCCCACCGAACCTTCCTCGGCGTGCTCGCGTGGGGGATCGGTGAGGGGACCGCCGCCCGCTCGCCGCGCATCTGGCTCCCGCCGTACTACCGCCCGTTCTACGACGTGCCCTACTCGCTCGCCATCCGCGTCGCCGCCAGCCTCACCGTCGTCGGCGGCGTCCTCCGGGCCGACGGCGCCACCCGCGAGGTGACCGCGCTCGGCTTCGCCGCCGTCCCCCTCCTCGCGCCGCTGACCTACGCCTACTACTTCGTCGCCGCCGTCCCCGCCGCCGTCCTGCTGGTCGCCGCCGAACTCGACCGCCCGGACGGACGCCCAACCCTGCCGGTCGTCGGCCTCCTCCTGATCCAGGTGCATTCGTACGGCCTCCGGTGGGCAGGGATGACCGCCCCCGAGTGGCTTCCCGCCGTTCTTCTCCAGCCCGGCCTCTACGGCAACCTCCTGCTCGTCGGCCTCGCGGCCGCCCGCGTCGCCGCGGCCGGCGGATCGCTCTCGCCCCGTACCGTCGCCGCCGCGGTCGGCCGGCGCGACGACTAG
- the msrA gene encoding peptide-methionine (S)-S-oxide reductase MsrA, translated as MTDDHDHDHDHELELATLAGGCFWCLEAPFQELDGVRAVTSGYAGGHVDDPTYEQVCSGSTGHAEVVRIEYDPGRISYTDLLTVFFALHDPTTEDRQGPDVGSQYRSAVFTHDDEQREVAAATIERLADDYDDPIVTEVEPLDAFYPAEDYHQDYYANNPQRAYCQMQIRPKMEKVRELFAERVAND; from the coding sequence GTGACCGACGACCACGACCACGACCACGACCACGAACTCGAACTCGCGACGCTCGCGGGCGGCTGTTTCTGGTGTCTCGAAGCGCCGTTTCAGGAACTCGACGGCGTCCGGGCCGTCACGTCCGGCTACGCCGGCGGCCACGTCGACGACCCGACCTACGAGCAGGTGTGTTCCGGATCGACGGGCCACGCCGAAGTCGTACGGATCGAGTACGACCCCGGCCGCATCTCCTACACCGACCTCCTGACGGTGTTTTTCGCGCTCCACGACCCGACGACGGAGGACCGACAGGGGCCGGACGTGGGGTCGCAGTACCGCTCGGCGGTCTTCACCCACGACGACGAGCAACGCGAGGTGGCCGCGGCGACCATCGAACGGCTGGCCGACGACTACGACGATCCCATCGTCACCGAAGTCGAGCCGCTCGACGCCTTCTACCCCGCCGAGGACTATCACCAGGACTACTACGCCAACAACCCCCAGCGGGCGTACTGTCAGATGCAGATTCGCCCGAAGATGGAGAAGGTGCGCGAACTGTTCGCGGAGCGGGTGGCGAACGACTGA
- a CDS encoding DUF120 domain-containing protein, translating to MAETAAASTVGPAELAALKRVALAGGLDDRAKLSCSGLAEQLDASAQTASRRLQRLDDAGLVDREVLADGQRIAVTDAGVARLRREYADYRQLFEDDATLSLDGTVTSGMGEGKHYISLSGYMAQFRDRLGYEPFAGTLNVDLAPPSVRARGELGAQTGAATRIDGWEDGDRTFGPATCYAARVESDAGSYDGAHVIVPERTHHDATQLELIAPAKLRDELALSDGDDLTVHVGAP from the coding sequence ATGGCAGAGACCGCAGCGGCGTCGACGGTCGGCCCGGCCGAACTCGCCGCGCTGAAGCGAGTCGCGCTGGCCGGCGGCCTCGACGACCGAGCGAAGCTATCCTGCTCGGGGTTGGCCGAACAGCTCGACGCGTCGGCACAGACCGCCTCGCGACGGCTCCAGCGTCTCGACGACGCGGGACTCGTCGACCGTGAGGTGTTGGCCGACGGGCAGCGCATCGCCGTCACCGACGCGGGCGTGGCCCGACTCCGGCGCGAGTACGCCGACTACCGGCAGCTGTTCGAGGACGACGCCACCCTGTCGCTCGACGGCACGGTGACCAGCGGGATGGGCGAAGGAAAACATTACATCTCGCTGTCGGGGTACATGGCACAGTTCCGCGACCGACTCGGCTACGAGCCGTTCGCGGGGACGCTCAACGTCGACCTCGCGCCCCCGAGCGTCCGCGCACGCGGCGAACTGGGGGCACAGACGGGCGCGGCGACCCGGATCGACGGCTGGGAGGACGGCGACCGAACGTTCGGCCCGGCGACGTGTTACGCGGCCCGCGTCGAGAGCGACGCCGGTAGCTACGACGGCGCCCACGTCATCGTTCCCGAGCGCACGCACCACGACGCCACACAGCTCGAACTCATCGCGCCGGCGAAACTGCGGGACGAACTCGCCCTCTCGGACGGCGACGACCTGACCGTCCACGTGGGGGCGCCGTGA